One Lolium rigidum isolate FL_2022 unplaced genomic scaffold, APGP_CSIRO_Lrig_0.1 contig_35885_1, whole genome shotgun sequence genomic window, GACCTCAACTGCCACCACCAAGCCCGAGGAAGCGAACACCACcctcgagctcaagaagaaaggcGGCGAGTTCGATCCCACGGCCGCCGCCTACTGGAAGCCCGGCGAGCCTGTGCCGTTCCTGTTCTTGGCCCGGGCGCTCGATCTCATCTCCAACGAGTCGGGCCGGATTCTCATCACAGAGATCCTGTCAAATGTGTTCCGGACGATTATTGCCACGACGCCTGAGGATCTCCTCGCGACGGTGTACCTCTCGGTTAGCCGGATTGCGCCGCCTCATGAAGGGATCGAGCTTGGGATCGGGGATACGTCGATCATCCGTGCGCTTTCTGAGGCATATGGCCGCAAGGAGGAGCATGTCAAGAAGAACCTCAAGGTCGTTACACTGGGAAAATATAGCTCCTGCAGTTAGCAACAGCAACGGAGTTTGAGCATAATTTGATTGCTTTGTTTGTGTTTCGTCATTGTAGGAATTGGGTGATTTGGGGCTTGTGGCCAAAGCAAGCAGGTCGTCACAGAAGATGATGTACAAGCCAAAACCACTGACAATACCACGCGTGCTTGATACATTTCGGACAATCGCAAAGGTTGTTATATCCTTTCTTATTTTTCTATTGGTTCGACAATGTTGAAATGCTTATTTATCCAAAATAAATCCATGCTTAGTAGTAATCAGTTAGATTGGAGAGAGGATAATCTTGTTCCAAAATCCAGTGTCACATCAGAAACCACTAAGCTGTCATAATTTTTCAGGAATCTGGTAAAGATAGTCAAGATAAGAAAAGAAATCATATCAAAGGACTCCTTGTTGCTGCAACGGACTGTGAACCTCAATACATTATACGCCTTCTTCAGGTAAACATCGCAATGTTCACTTAAATGCACTTTGAGAATCTGTATATTATTTGCTAGAAAACCTCTCAACTGTCACTTGTTGCAGTCAAAGATGCGCATTGGGTTGGCAGAAAAAACTGTCCAAATGGCTCTCGCGCAAGCTGCTGTATATTCTGAAAAAGGGTCTCCACCGAAAGAAGTCCAATCACCTTTTGAAGAGGTTGTTGATGCACTCATTTCTTCTATTGACATGTTTATGTTAATTACATATTTGACTGCAGCTTTTACTAATTTAGTATACTCATTAAGGCTTGTATGTAACCAGTAACCTGCAACGACTCAAAAGAGTTTCTACAAGTTGTTTTTGCAACATGCCGAATTCGATATTTTTGATTCCTGTTATTACAATCATGAAATCTTGCTAGCTAACAAATAGTCAGGATTCATGAAAAAATATTTCTATCAGCTGAAGCCTTTGAGGCTTGTATAGTATGTTTGGTTGTGGACCAAACTCAACCTTACCAATGAATTGGTCATGCCTCTTTGCCCAATCTATTTTGTTAGTTCATTTTTCTTGCGAACATCACCAAAACTTGGGATGGCAGAACCGTGACCAAAAGTTTGGCTAGCCAAATGTTTTGTGTGGTGAACTTGGACCAAACACACCAATCCTCCTTCTATGGCTCCATCTACTCGCCACTTAAATATTATTGACACTATTAAGAACTGGAACCTATAATAATTCTATATCTGAACTTATCTGAGTTGATGTTCTGAATTGTGATTGTTCTCTTCGGAGTGTGGAGTATTCATTGTAGCATCATGTGAAGGATTAGATATCTTGTGTGCATCGGCAACATCTTTTCACACTTTATTCGTATGTTGTATGAAATCCGTGCATGGATACCGACTGTTATGATCAGTTCTGATATTTCTGTATCCTCTATTCTTTGTAGGCTGCAAAAATAATTAAACACGCATATTCAGTCCTTCCAATCTATGATAAAATTGTCCCAactcttcttgaagctggtgtctGGAAACTTCCGGAAACATGCAATTTCTCCATAGGTGTCCCTGTTGGCCCTATGTTGGCAAAAGCAACGAAATCGGTCTCAGAGATTATTGACAAGTTTCAAGGTCGTGACTACACTTGTGAGTACAAGTATGATGGTGAACGTGCCCAGGTACGATCAAGCCTCATGGGTATGAACTATTTATATATTTTGCCCAGGCTAATCCCAAGTAACACTAAATTTTTGAATGAAGATCCATTGCATGGAGGATGGAACAGTGGAGATTTATAGTCGGAATGCTGAACGGAACACTGGGAAGTACCCTGATGTTGTTGATGCCGTTTCCAGGTATTACTTACCTTCTCATTTCACCTACCAATTATTTAAAGCTCCATATCTATACGTGGTAGCATTGGTAAGCTAGATATGTTTACAAACTCATAGCTAATCTATGCACTTATTGTGCATTTTCTGTTGCACTTATAATTCCTGAGAATAAACATTCTTTATCTCAATGCAGATTCCGAAAGCCTACAGTGAAGTCATTTGTCTTAGACTGTGAAATTGTTGCTTATGACCGTGAAAAGAAGAGAATTTTACCTTTTCAGGTTTGTATTCTTTCCCTGTTATATGCTCAGCTATATGTATCGTGGTCATTATGAAAGTAAGCTTACTCTTAATCTTAACAGGGAAAGTTGCATTTATGCCAAGCTTTCCCTATTATATGCTCAGCTATATGCAGTAGATAGACTAATGTATCTTGTTATCATCATACCAACCTTGCTTTTATGCCAAGTTTTGATGTACTTGTTACCTCTATTTGTAAGGATGTTGATATCTTTCCTCCCTCCTTTCAGATACTTAGCACAAGGGCCCGCAAGGGTGTTACTATAAATGACATCAAAGTTACAGTCTGTACTTTTGGCTTTGATATTCTTTACATCAACGGGAAACCTCTTCTCCATGAACAACTCAAAGTTCGCCGAGAGGTATCGTACAGATTTTGAGAATCCTCTTAATAACATATAATTTCATTCTGCTGTTTAGTTGGATTATTTATCCTATCCTGTAGATATGTCCCTTTTAAGGATTTGTTTCTTATAAATTTTAGAAGGAATGCAGGTATGTCCTCAGAATGTTATGATTGTAGATTTTTATTACTTGAGCTACTATAGAAGAGCCAGCCATTAATTCCCTAATCATGTATGCAACAACAAGTCAAcagcaacatcaaagcctttttcctgAAGCAAGtaggggtaggctagatatgaaacccaacagaaacaaaggaaaactggtgagagagagagactaAACAATATGTGTATATCTACGCAAAACTGGTGTAGTCCATTGCTGATCCGATTGATAAACAATAAAAATGTTATGTACTTACATGGTTGCACCCTAAAAAAGACTAATTCATTTGGCTGTCTTGACTGTTGAAAGATGTATTTATTCCTTGGGCTTTGAATACTTGGCAGCACCTTTACAACTCTTTCGAGGAAGTACCAGGAGTTTTTCAACTGGCCACTGCTATTACATCAAATGACCTCGAGGAGATACAAAAATTTCTTGACTTATCTGTGAACTCCAGGTAATTTGATTTCCTAGAGCCGTCACTTTACCATTAACCAGCTTAAGTGCCTGCTAGTGATGAGTTCTGCCCCCTTGTTCTTTATAAGTACTTGTAACATCTTCTATTGTTTGCTCCAGTTCACCTTCTTCGATTGTTATCTAATAGATCCATTTGATTGTTGTGAGAGGACATCCTACAAAATCTAAGGCACCTTGGATATATGCATATCCGTGAAAATAAGTGGCCAAATAAACAGCGTTAACTGTAGCATCAATGCATCATATTATCAGGACTTCAGTAAGGAGAAACAATCTGTGGGGGAGTGTGCATGGAACTGTTGCAATACTAGCCGCCACCCTTCTTTGCCTATTTTTTCCGCCACTAAGATTTAAGTGATTTTGAAGTTGTGAAGGGTTGATTATCAAGACACTGGATACAGATGCTACATATGAA contains:
- the LOC124681220 gene encoding DNA ligase 1; the protein is PPPPLLRPRLYSSAAPRRRSTAAKSVDKKPPARPGRAEAVPPLPAVAAGGGAMSSSGGAGGKRSVADVLMGNARDAARKAKKGPGAPSPKKTKTAAQADDATAEPPSPAKSPANANDAPGAKKRSPSPTRSKKPAAAPKSEAEEKPPSPKRSKALAAKSDAKPSDEAPISQSPSPTKASQSEDKKRPSSPPKKAKTSTATTKPEEANTTLELKKKGGEFDPTAAAYWKPGEPVPFLFLARALDLISNESGRILITEILSNVFRTIIATTPEDLLATVYLSVSRIAPPHEGIELGIGDTSIIRALSEAYGRKEEHVKKNLKELGDLGLVAKASRSSQKMMYKPKPLTIPRVLDTFRTIAKESGKDSQDKKRNHIKGLLVAATDCEPQYIIRLLQSKMRIGLAEKTVQMALAQAAVYSEKGSPPKEVQSPFEEAAKIIKHAYSVLPIYDKIVPTLLEAGVWKLPETCNFSIGVPVGPMLAKATKSVSEIIDKFQGRDYTCEYKYDGERAQIHCMEDGTVEIYSRNAERNTGKYPDVVDAVSRFRKPTVKSFVLDCEIVAYDREKKRILPFQILSTRARKGVTINDIKVTVCTFGFDILYINGKPLLHEQLKVRREHLYNSFEEVPGVFQLATAITSNDLEEIQKFLDLSVNSSCEGLIIKTLDTDATYEPAKRSNNWLKLKKDYMDSVGDSLDLVPIAAFHGRGKRTGVYGSFLLACYDDQNEEYQTICNIGTGFSEQQLEQCSTSLRSKVINNPKAYYRFADTTNPDVWFEPSEVWEVKAADLSISPVHRAANGIVDPNKGISLRFPRLLRVREDKNPEHATTSEQVADMYRAQKINHSHNQDDEDDD